A genomic window from Ruminiclostridium cellulolyticum H10 includes:
- the cphA gene encoding cyanophycin synthetase, with product MQIQSIYCFKGRNIYSHQPVIRMVVDIGKYEEGPTKDIPGFNKKLLEFFPEIAEHTCGVGYAGGFGERLIEGTYMGHVAEHLIIAIQNRFGYGVKYGKTRQIENTSKYYIIYEYCNEAFATECGRKAIEIVHSFAEGTPIDIEKIMRELKRVLLDTEMGPSTKAIYLAAKRRGIPVTRVGDGSILRLGYGKYTRIIQASLTDGSSCIAVDIASDKQMTKKLLMDNNVPVPCGIVVRTEQEAFEAVEMVGYPLVIKPIDSNQGKGVTVNISTEDKIRAAYSEARKYSRKVIVEKYVCGKDYRVLVVGDKVCAVAERRPPRVTGDGISTIAQLVEYENTNPLRGEDHEKPLTYIKLDDISINYLKLQGYSPNSILKAGQYVNLRQNGNLSTGGTARNCTRDIHPKNAEYAIIAAKAMGLDIAGVDFSAQDISIPIDNNRGAIIEVNAAPGLRMHLHPSEGEPVNVADSILDMMYPANKPFSIPVVAVTGTNGKTTTTRLIRHTLSLLGYNVGMTSTSGIYVGNECVQKGDNTGPVSAEVILANKEVDVAVLETARGGIVRRGLGYDLADVGVLINISEDHLGIDGINTLEDLAKTKALIVEAVKHDGYAVLNADDGMTPYVLERTRSNVIMFSRGISNPVFKRHCKNSKNIAVYVRDGYIWIQRNGKKLPLISLDDIPITFGGIVDCNIENSLAAISALIGLNIPLDIIIKGMSTFQPDTQLNPGRFNIFDMGTFKVMIDYSHNIAGYSAVVKFMQKVKAKRLVGIIGMPGDRQDSNFKEVGELCAKSFHRIYIKEDIDLRGRRRGEVANIFEQSMINAGAKRENIEIIYSETEALEKAMLDAQPGDLIAMFYEEFDPAIQVINRFKKEQEHANEILEGSFNTTIEKLGQFSTNA from the coding sequence GTGCAGATTCAAAGCATTTATTGCTTTAAAGGAAGGAATATATACAGTCATCAACCGGTAATCCGTATGGTAGTAGATATAGGAAAATACGAAGAAGGACCTACAAAGGATATACCGGGGTTTAATAAAAAACTTCTCGAATTCTTTCCTGAAATAGCAGAACATACCTGCGGAGTAGGATATGCAGGAGGATTTGGGGAAAGATTAATTGAAGGAACATACATGGGGCATGTAGCAGAACACTTGATAATAGCAATTCAGAACAGGTTTGGTTATGGCGTAAAATATGGAAAGACGAGACAGATAGAAAATACATCCAAATACTATATCATTTATGAATACTGCAATGAGGCTTTTGCAACCGAATGTGGAAGAAAAGCAATCGAGATAGTCCATTCTTTTGCCGAAGGAACTCCAATAGACATAGAAAAAATAATGAGGGAACTTAAAAGGGTATTACTAGATACAGAAATGGGCCCTAGTACAAAGGCCATTTATCTGGCAGCAAAAAGAAGGGGAATTCCGGTAACGAGAGTCGGAGATGGAAGTATTCTAAGATTAGGTTACGGTAAATATACAAGGATAATTCAGGCTTCGCTTACGGATGGGTCAAGCTGCATAGCAGTGGATATTGCGTCAGACAAGCAGATGACAAAAAAACTTTTAATGGATAACAACGTACCGGTTCCATGCGGTATTGTTGTAAGAACCGAACAGGAGGCCTTTGAGGCGGTCGAAATGGTAGGGTATCCTCTTGTTATAAAGCCTATCGATTCCAATCAGGGAAAAGGAGTGACTGTAAATATCAGTACTGAGGATAAAATCCGTGCAGCATATTCAGAAGCAAGAAAATATTCCAGAAAGGTTATAGTTGAGAAATATGTATGCGGCAAGGATTACCGGGTACTTGTTGTCGGGGACAAAGTTTGTGCTGTTGCGGAACGTCGGCCTCCTAGGGTAACGGGAGATGGAATCAGTACCATAGCACAGCTTGTGGAATATGAAAATACCAACCCTTTAAGGGGTGAAGATCATGAAAAGCCGTTGACATATATTAAACTGGACGATATATCCATAAATTATCTCAAGCTCCAGGGATATTCACCGAATTCTATTTTGAAAGCTGGTCAGTACGTGAACCTCAGGCAGAATGGAAATTTGAGTACCGGGGGAACAGCAAGAAACTGTACGAGGGATATACACCCCAAAAACGCTGAGTATGCAATTATTGCTGCAAAAGCCATGGGACTTGATATAGCAGGAGTAGATTTTTCAGCACAAGATATTTCAATTCCTATTGATAACAATCGAGGTGCTATAATTGAGGTTAATGCCGCACCGGGACTGAGAATGCATCTTCATCCCAGTGAGGGTGAGCCGGTAAATGTTGCGGATTCCATACTTGATATGATGTATCCGGCAAATAAACCGTTCAGCATACCAGTCGTGGCGGTTACAGGAACAAATGGCAAGACAACTACAACAAGACTGATAAGACACACACTATCTCTTTTAGGATATAACGTTGGGATGACATCAACCAGCGGTATTTACGTAGGCAATGAATGTGTTCAGAAGGGCGACAACACCGGACCTGTAAGTGCGGAAGTAATACTGGCTAACAAGGAAGTAGACGTTGCAGTTCTGGAAACAGCCAGAGGAGGAATAGTTCGTAGAGGTTTAGGGTATGACCTAGCAGACGTAGGTGTACTTATTAATATCAGTGAGGACCATCTTGGGATAGACGGTATAAATACACTTGAGGATCTTGCAAAAACCAAGGCACTTATAGTGGAAGCAGTAAAGCACGATGGATATGCAGTATTAAATGCTGATGATGGTATGACTCCATATGTACTGGAAAGGACTCGCAGCAATGTCATAATGTTCAGCAGAGGTATATCAAACCCCGTATTTAAAAGGCATTGTAAAAATTCAAAAAACATAGCTGTATACGTACGGGACGGATATATATGGATACAAAGAAATGGCAAAAAGCTTCCGCTTATAAGCTTGGATGACATACCTATAACTTTCGGAGGAATAGTTGACTGTAATATAGAAAACTCACTTGCAGCCATATCAGCACTCATAGGACTCAACATTCCATTGGACATAATAATAAAGGGTATGAGTACGTTCCAGCCTGATACACAATTAAATCCCGGTAGATTCAATATTTTTGACATGGGGACTTTCAAAGTAATGATAGATTACAGTCACAATATAGCGGGATATTCTGCTGTAGTAAAATTTATGCAAAAGGTAAAAGCAAAAAGGCTTGTAGGGATAATAGGGATGCCGGGGGACAGACAGGATTCAAACTTTAAGGAGGTTGGAGAACTTTGTGCAAAATCCTTCCACAGGATTTATATAAAGGAAGACATAGATTTACGTGGACGAAGACGAGGAGAAGTGGCAAATATTTTTGAACAGAGCATGATTAATGCCGGAGCAAAAAGGGAAAATATCGAGATAATATACAGTGAAACAGAAGCACTTGAAAAAGCCATGCTTGACGCTCAGCCGGGGGATTTGATAGCAATGTTCTATGAAGAATTTGACCCGGCCATTCAGGTGATAAACAGATTTAAAAAAGAGCAGGAACATGCAAATGAAATACTTGAGGGCAGTTTTAATACAACTATTGAAAAATTAGGGCAATTCAGTACAAATGCATAG
- a CDS encoding DMT family transporter yields the protein MIFWGYSFVSTKILLNELPPISIAFFRQVIASVVLIGFVIAKKLFVKMPLKDLLLLTASSFFGIVLYFIFENTGLKYTTASNASIIVAAVPIFTLISESLFYKLKITGRLIICVIVSISGVFFVIFEQGSLDFTGNLLKGNMLIVGAMVSWVIYTIICKSLTQKYEGIVVTTYQMIAASILFIPLVLNEVDTWHIISGSGIANLLYLALFCSALAYYLYNVAVTNLGATFSSMFLNLIPVVSIIGGVLVLHERISAFQIAGMLLIMVSLFFVGRNRDRK from the coding sequence GTGATATTTTGGGGGTACTCATTCGTCAGTACAAAAATTCTACTTAATGAGTTGCCCCCCATATCAATAGCCTTTTTTAGACAAGTTATCGCTTCCGTTGTCCTAATAGGTTTTGTTATTGCCAAAAAACTGTTTGTCAAAATGCCACTAAAGGACCTGCTTCTCCTTACTGCATCATCATTTTTTGGAATTGTATTATATTTCATATTTGAAAATACTGGATTGAAATACACTACCGCCTCAAATGCATCTATAATTGTTGCAGCAGTTCCGATTTTTACACTAATCTCGGAATCCTTGTTTTATAAGCTTAAAATAACCGGGCGGCTGATAATCTGTGTAATTGTTTCCATTTCGGGCGTGTTTTTTGTCATCTTTGAGCAGGGCTCTCTTGATTTTACTGGAAATTTACTAAAGGGAAATATGTTAATCGTTGGTGCTATGGTTTCGTGGGTTATATATACTATAATCTGCAAAAGTCTTACCCAAAAATATGAGGGAATTGTAGTTACTACATACCAGATGATAGCGGCTTCAATATTATTTATACCTCTAGTATTGAATGAAGTGGATACATGGCATATAATTTCGGGCAGCGGTATTGCAAATCTCCTGTACTTGGCTCTTTTCTGCTCTGCGTTAGCCTATTACCTGTATAATGTTGCAGTTACTAACCTTGGTGCGACCTTTTCATCCATGTTTTTGAATCTAATCCCGGTTGTGTCAATTATAGGCGGAGTTCTTGTACTGCATGAGAGAATTTCGGCTTTTCAGATTGCAGGTATGCTACTTATTATGGTGAGCTTGTTTTTTGTAGGTAGAAATCGAGACAGGAAATAA
- a CDS encoding NAD(P)-dependent malic enzyme — protein sequence MGNIYEDSLKAHEEWQGKIEVVCKAPLKDKRDLSLAYSPGVAQPCLEIQKDVENSYKYTRRHNLVAVVTDGTAVLGLGDIGPEAGMPVMEGKCCLFKTFGDVDAFPLCIKSKDVDTIVNTIKLLSGSFGGVNLEDIAAPRCFEIEERLKKETDIPIFHDDQHGTAIVTAAGLINALKVVGKKMEDISIVVNGAGAAAIAITKLLFSMGLRKVVLCDTKGAIYEGRDNLNPIKAEMAKITNLEGKKGLLKDVIVGADVFIGVSAANLVTKEMVKSMAKDPIIFAQANPTPEILPEDALEAGAAVVGTGRSDYPNQVNNVLAFPGIFRGTFDVGAREINDEMKIAAAYAIAGLVSDEERNAEYVIPAPFDPRVAKAVAEGVAEAARKSGVARR from the coding sequence ATGGGTAATATTTATGAGGATTCACTAAAAGCCCACGAAGAGTGGCAGGGAAAGATAGAAGTTGTATGTAAGGCTCCTTTAAAGGACAAAAGAGATCTTTCTTTAGCTTATTCACCTGGAGTAGCTCAACCATGTCTCGAAATTCAAAAAGACGTTGAGAACTCTTACAAATACACCAGAAGACACAATCTTGTAGCAGTTGTCACTGACGGTACTGCTGTACTTGGTTTAGGAGATATCGGACCCGAAGCAGGTATGCCTGTTATGGAAGGTAAATGCTGTTTGTTCAAGACTTTTGGTGATGTTGATGCATTCCCTCTCTGTATAAAGTCAAAAGATGTTGACACAATTGTTAACACAATTAAATTGCTTTCAGGAAGCTTTGGCGGCGTAAATCTTGAAGATATAGCTGCTCCAAGATGTTTTGAAATCGAAGAAAGATTAAAGAAGGAAACTGATATTCCTATATTCCACGATGACCAGCATGGAACAGCTATTGTTACAGCTGCAGGTCTTATCAATGCTTTAAAGGTTGTTGGTAAGAAGATGGAGGATATCTCAATAGTTGTAAACGGTGCTGGTGCTGCTGCTATAGCTATTACAAAACTTCTTTTCTCCATGGGGCTCAGAAAGGTTGTTCTTTGTGACACAAAGGGTGCTATCTACGAGGGTAGAGACAACCTTAATCCGATAAAGGCTGAAATGGCTAAAATCACTAATCTTGAAGGCAAAAAAGGTTTATTGAAGGATGTTATTGTTGGTGCAGACGTATTTATCGGAGTTTCAGCGGCTAACCTAGTAACAAAAGAAATGGTTAAGTCAATGGCTAAAGACCCGATTATCTTTGCTCAAGCAAACCCAACTCCTGAAATTCTGCCTGAAGATGCTCTCGAAGCTGGTGCTGCTGTTGTTGGGACAGGCCGTTCAGACTATCCAAATCAGGTTAACAATGTTCTTGCATTCCCTGGTATATTCAGAGGAACTTTCGATGTAGGAGCACGTGAAATAAATGATGAAATGAAGATAGCTGCTGCATACGCAATCGCAGGACTTGTTAGCGATGAAGAAAGAAATGCAGAGTATGTAATTCCGGCTCCATTCGATCCTAGAGTAGCAAAAGCAGTTGCAGAAGGTGTTGCTGAAGCAGCTAGAAAATCAGGTGTAGCTAGAAGGTAA
- a CDS encoding cyanophycinase: MDDLVNGNLLIIGGAEDKWGQSKVLKHAIEMCGGPEAKIMVLTTATQKPEEVGKEYRNVFSRLGVKSIDILNVDSRTDANSDSVAQKVSGAAGVFFTGGDQLRITSILGGTKTAKVLMSIYKKGIPIIGTSAGASVMSSVMIVEGNGNSAARKCTLGMSPGLGFIDQVIIDQHFEQRGRLGRLLIGVAQNPSVLGIGIDEDTSIKVYSNASFDVIGTNCVTVIDGASIQESNVSELKSEEIIALSNVTIHILPSGYGYDISQRKVKRPNENKHN, translated from the coding sequence ATGGATGACTTGGTGAACGGCAACCTTTTGATAATAGGAGGGGCAGAAGACAAGTGGGGCCAGAGTAAAGTACTTAAGCATGCGATTGAAATGTGCGGAGGGCCGGAAGCAAAAATTATGGTTTTGACAACAGCTACCCAAAAACCCGAGGAAGTAGGCAAAGAATACAGAAATGTTTTTTCCCGACTTGGAGTAAAATCAATAGATATTTTAAATGTAGACAGCAGAACAGATGCAAACAGTGACTCTGTGGCCCAAAAAGTATCAGGTGCTGCAGGGGTTTTTTTTACAGGTGGAGACCAGCTTAGGATTACGAGTATATTGGGTGGAACAAAAACAGCCAAGGTGCTTATGAGTATATATAAAAAAGGCATACCTATTATAGGAACAAGTGCCGGTGCCTCAGTAATGAGCAGTGTAATGATAGTTGAAGGAAATGGAAATTCTGCCGCAAGGAAATGTACGCTGGGTATGTCTCCCGGACTTGGATTCATAGATCAGGTTATAATAGATCAGCATTTTGAACAGAGGGGAAGGCTTGGCAGGCTGTTGATAGGAGTTGCCCAGAATCCTTCGGTTCTTGGAATAGGCATAGATGAAGATACTTCAATAAAGGTATATTCAAATGCATCCTTTGACGTAATCGGAACTAACTGCGTTACAGTAATAGATGGAGCTAGCATACAGGAATCCAATGTTTCGGAGCTAAAATCAGAGGAAATAATTGCATTGTCAAATGTAACCATACACATATTACCCAGCGGATACGGTTATGATATCAGTCAGAGAAAAGTAAAAAGGCCCAATGAAAACAAACATAATTAA
- a CDS encoding biotin--[acetyl-CoA-carboxylase] ligase: MKNKILKILKEEDKYISGEDISKALNVSRTAVWKHINELRNDGYVIQSSSKKGYRFLKAPDILDKREINIPKGQFIGSNIRYFEEIDSTNSYAKKIANEGCAHGTVVISEVQTMGRGRVGRQWQSDTAEGIWFSIVVRPDLEPENIQVITLAASVAVVEAIKETCGIICGIKWPNDIILNGRKLGGILTELSAEPGHVNYVVVGIGLNANQDLEHFDYEIRQKAISLKMYAGKSISRANLLGSILTRFEKIYKSILLGENRDIIDKWTAYSVTIGKEVKVAYKDMEYFGKALSVASDGRLIVECKDGVTREISAGEIQVRGLLGYI; encoded by the coding sequence GTGAAAAATAAGATTTTAAAAATACTAAAAGAAGAAGATAAATATATATCAGGCGAGGATATAAGTAAAGCTTTAAACGTTTCAAGAACAGCAGTCTGGAAGCATATAAACGAATTGAGAAATGACGGTTATGTTATACAATCATCTTCGAAAAAAGGATATAGATTCCTTAAGGCTCCAGACATTCTAGACAAGAGGGAAATCAACATTCCAAAGGGACAGTTTATTGGAAGTAATATCCGGTACTTCGAAGAGATAGACTCAACCAATAGCTATGCTAAAAAAATTGCAAACGAAGGCTGTGCTCATGGAACAGTTGTTATTTCGGAAGTACAGACAATGGGACGGGGAAGGGTAGGAAGGCAATGGCAGTCTGATACAGCAGAGGGGATATGGTTCTCCATAGTTGTCAGGCCAGACCTTGAGCCTGAAAATATACAGGTGATAACTCTTGCGGCTTCGGTTGCGGTAGTGGAGGCCATAAAGGAAACATGTGGAATAATTTGCGGAATAAAATGGCCTAATGATATAATATTAAATGGCAGAAAACTTGGAGGTATTCTTACCGAGTTAAGTGCAGAACCGGGACATGTAAATTATGTTGTAGTTGGAATAGGGTTAAATGCAAATCAGGATTTGGAGCATTTTGATTATGAGATAAGGCAAAAAGCCATTTCATTAAAAATGTACGCAGGTAAATCCATATCAAGGGCCAATTTATTAGGCAGTATTTTAACCAGATTTGAAAAAATATATAAGAGCATTCTGCTAGGGGAAAACAGGGACATAATAGATAAATGGACAGCTTATTCGGTTACCATAGGCAAGGAAGTCAAGGTTGCATATAAGGATATGGAATATTTTGGAAAAGCCCTATCCGTTGCATCTGATGGCAGACTTATTGTAGAATGTAAAGATGGAGTAACGAGGGAAATATCAGCAGGCGAGATTCAGGTAAGGGGCTTGCTGGGATATATATAG
- a CDS encoding L-lactate dehydrogenase: MGFKVAIIGAGFVGASAAYAMSINNLVSELVLIDVNKEKAYGEALDISHGLSFSGNMTVYSGDYSDVKDCDVIVVTAGAARKPGETRLDLAKKNTMIMKSIVTDIMKYYNKGVIVSVSNPVDVLAYMTQKWSGLPANKVIGSGTVLDSARLRTHISQALDVDIANVHGYIVGEHGDSQLPLWSATHIAGVQFDDYVKATGLNVDKEALFNEVKVAGATIIKNKGATYYGIALSINRIVESILKDFNTIMPVGTVLDGQYGLKDVLLNVPTIVGGNGAEKVLEVNITDAELQLLKHSAEQVRAVINEVKDI, translated from the coding sequence ATGGGTTTTAAAGTTGCGATCATAGGAGCAGGATTTGTTGGAGCATCAGCTGCGTATGCGATGTCTATAAACAACTTGGTTTCTGAATTGGTATTAATTGATGTAAATAAAGAGAAGGCTTATGGTGAAGCACTTGATATCAGCCATGGCTTATCATTCTCAGGAAATATGACAGTTTATTCCGGCGACTATTCTGATGTTAAGGATTGTGATGTTATAGTTGTAACTGCAGGGGCAGCAAGAAAACCGGGAGAAACTCGTTTGGACCTTGCTAAAAAGAATACTATGATCATGAAGAGCATAGTTACTGATATAATGAAGTACTACAATAAGGGTGTTATTGTAAGTGTATCAAATCCTGTTGATGTATTGGCATATATGACACAAAAGTGGTCAGGATTGCCTGCAAATAAAGTTATAGGATCAGGAACAGTTCTTGACAGTGCAAGACTGAGAACTCATATCAGTCAGGCATTGGATGTAGACATTGCTAACGTTCACGGTTATATTGTTGGTGAACATGGTGATTCTCAGTTGCCATTATGGAGTGCAACACATATAGCAGGAGTACAATTTGACGACTATGTAAAAGCTACTGGCTTAAATGTTGATAAGGAAGCTCTTTTCAATGAAGTTAAGGTAGCAGGTGCAACTATTATTAAGAACAAGGGAGCAACTTACTACGGTATAGCTCTTTCAATTAACAGAATAGTTGAATCAATCCTGAAGGACTTCAATACTATTATGCCTGTTGGTACAGTTCTTGACGGACAGTACGGATTAAAGGATGTTTTATTAAACGTTCCTACGATAGTTGGCGGAAACGGAGCTGAAAAAGTTCTTGAAGTGAACATTACAGATGCAGAATTACAACTTTTGAAGCATTCAGCTGAACAGGTTAGGGCAGTTATTAACGAAGTTAAAGACATATAA
- a CDS encoding mannitol dehydrogenase family protein codes for MKLNRNGIKDYSAWAANQVEMPKFDYDKVLGKTKEEPKWLHFGGGNIFRGFIAALQQNLLNSGKADSGIIVAETFDYEIIDKVYKPFDNLSLLVHLNPDGSLEKKVIASVSESLTGDTARTKDWERLKYIFRKPSLQMVSFTVTEKGYSLTGMSNEFLPDVLHDMENGFKEPKSLIAKTSSLLYVRYLAGAFPIAMVSMDNCSHNGDRLKKSIQTIIQKWVDNEIVEKGFLEYINNSSKVSFPCSMIDKITPRPSETVNKALMEMGLEDTEIIRTSRNTYISQFVNAEKPQYLVIEDQFPNGRMPLEDAGVFFTDKRTVENVERMKVTTCLNPLHTALAIFGCLLGYTLIADEMKNTQLRKLVEKIGYEEGMPVVINPGIIDPQAFIDEVINQRFPNPYIPDTPQRIACDTSQKISVRFGETIKTYVSHPNYDVKSLTYIPLVIAGWCRYLMGIDDNGNIMELSPDPMLEQLKTYISAIELGKAETVGQHLKPLLSNDKIFGVNLYEVGLGEKIEGYFMEFIEGKNSVKNVLKKYLK; via the coding sequence ATGAAATTAAATAGAAATGGAATAAAGGATTACAGTGCATGGGCAGCTAACCAAGTAGAGATGCCTAAATTTGATTATGACAAAGTGCTCGGTAAAACAAAAGAAGAGCCAAAGTGGCTTCATTTTGGTGGGGGTAATATATTCAGAGGATTTATAGCAGCACTGCAGCAAAATTTACTGAATTCAGGGAAAGCGGATTCAGGAATAATTGTAGCAGAAACCTTTGATTACGAAATTATTGATAAAGTATACAAACCTTTTGATAATCTCAGCCTTTTGGTTCACCTTAATCCGGATGGAAGTTTGGAAAAGAAAGTCATTGCCAGTGTTTCAGAAAGTTTGACAGGAGATACGGCTAGAACTAAGGACTGGGAGCGGTTAAAATATATTTTTCGTAAACCGTCATTACAAATGGTCAGCTTTACAGTTACAGAAAAAGGATATTCGCTAACTGGAATGTCAAATGAATTTCTGCCTGATGTACTACACGATATGGAGAATGGATTCAAGGAACCAAAGAGTCTTATTGCAAAAACATCATCATTGCTGTACGTCAGGTACTTGGCAGGAGCATTTCCGATTGCGATGGTCAGCATGGATAATTGTTCACATAACGGGGATCGTTTGAAAAAATCGATTCAGACAATTATTCAAAAATGGGTTGATAACGAAATAGTAGAAAAGGGTTTTTTGGAATATATCAATAACTCATCAAAGGTTTCATTCCCTTGTTCAATGATTGATAAAATTACTCCAAGGCCTTCTGAAACTGTAAATAAGGCATTAATGGAAATGGGACTTGAGGACACAGAAATTATTCGTACAAGCAGGAATACATATATCTCCCAATTTGTAAACGCAGAGAAGCCTCAGTATCTTGTAATTGAAGACCAATTCCCCAATGGAAGAATGCCACTTGAGGATGCAGGAGTATTTTTTACAGATAAGAGAACGGTTGAAAACGTTGAGAGAATGAAGGTTACAACATGCCTGAATCCTTTGCACACCGCACTTGCTATATTCGGATGTCTCTTGGGCTATACACTCATTGCCGATGAAATGAAGAATACCCAACTGAGAAAGCTGGTAGAGAAAATAGGCTATGAGGAGGGAATGCCCGTAGTTATAAACCCGGGAATCATAGACCCGCAGGCTTTTATAGATGAAGTAATAAACCAGCGTTTCCCCAATCCATATATACCGGACACACCTCAAAGAATAGCATGTGACACATCACAAAAAATATCGGTTCGCTTTGGTGAAACAATAAAAACTTATGTCAGCCATCCGAATTATGATGTAAAAAGCCTAACATATATTCCTCTTGTAATAGCTGGCTGGTGCAGATATCTTATGGGAATAGACGATAATGGCAATATCATGGAGTTAAGTCCTGACCCGATGCTTGAGCAGTTAAAAACGTATATTTCTGCAATTGAACTGGGAAAGGCAGAAACAGTTGGTCAGCATTTAAAGCCGTTATTATCAAATGATAAGATTTTCGGTGTAAACCTCTACGAAGTAGGTTTGGGTGAAAAGATTGAAGGATATTTCATGGAATTCATAGAAGGTAAGAATTCTGTTAAGAATGTTTTGAAAAAATATTTAAAATAA
- the uxuA gene encoding mannonate dehydratase, which yields MNMTFRWFGEKDDSISLEQIRQIPGVTGVVGALYDVPVGDVWPMDKIIALKDSVEKAGLKLEVIESVNVHEDIKLGLSSRDKYIENYRQSIINLGKAGVKVICYNFMPVFDWLRNNLAYPLLDGSNALCYDHDIVKDIDPVKLVEDTAKSSNGFTLPGWEPERLSELKDTFEKYKNVNEDKLFDNLEYFLENIISACEEADVKMAIHPDDPPWPLFGLPRIVTDRKNLERLVNLVDSPYNGLTLCSGSLGANPDNNIPDLIRNFGKMGRIHFGHVRNLKFFGERKFHESSHLSLDGSFDMFEIMKAYHDIGFKGYIRPDHGRMIWAEKARPGYGLYDRALGVTYLNGLWEAIGKMTSGGE from the coding sequence ATGAACATGACCTTTCGATGGTTCGGTGAAAAGGATGATAGTATCAGTTTAGAGCAAATAAGACAAATACCCGGCGTTACAGGAGTTGTCGGAGCTTTGTATGATGTACCTGTTGGCGACGTTTGGCCAATGGATAAAATTATTGCACTAAAGGATTCTGTTGAAAAGGCTGGCTTAAAGCTTGAGGTTATTGAGAGTGTAAATGTACATGAAGATATCAAACTGGGGCTTTCAAGCAGGGATAAATACATTGAAAATTACAGACAATCTATAATTAACTTGGGGAAAGCAGGGGTAAAGGTTATATGCTATAACTTCATGCCTGTATTTGACTGGCTGAGAAATAATCTTGCATATCCATTGCTGGATGGCTCCAACGCACTTTGCTATGACCACGATATAGTAAAGGATATAGACCCGGTTAAACTGGTAGAGGATACTGCCAAAAGCTCTAACGGGTTTACACTGCCGGGCTGGGAACCTGAAAGATTAAGCGAATTAAAAGATACATTTGAAAAATACAAGAACGTGAATGAAGATAAATTATTTGACAACCTGGAATATTTTCTGGAAAATATTATTTCTGCATGTGAGGAAGCCGACGTAAAAATGGCTATACATCCAGATGATCCACCGTGGCCTCTTTTTGGTCTGCCAAGGATTGTTACCGATAGGAAAAATCTTGAAAGACTTGTTAATCTAGTTGACAGTCCATATAATGGGTTGACCCTTTGCAGTGGCTCTTTGGGAGCAAACCCAGATAACAATATACCTGATTTGATAAGGAATTTTGGCAAAATGGGGAGAATTCATTTCGGTCATGTAAGAAACCTTAAGTTCTTTGGAGAAAGAAAATTCCATGAATCTTCTCACCTTTCATTAGACGGTTCCTTCGATATGTTTGAAATTATGAAGGCATACCACGATATAGGGTTTAAAGGGTATATACGGCCTGATCACGGCAGAATGATATGGGCTGAAAAGGCAAGGCCGGGATATGGCCTCTATGACAGGGCATTAGGCGTTACTTATCTTAACGGATTATGGGAAGCGATAGGGAAAATGACCAGCGGGGGGGAATAA
- a CDS encoding type III pantothenate kinase codes for MVLVVDVGNTHIVLGVFEGKKLLANWRLGTNKERTSDELGMLILGLFNHEKLSIDKVKSVVVASVVPPIMYTLEHAIKKYINIQPMIIGPGTKTGINIRYQNPKEVGADRIVNAVAGFELYGGPLIIVDMGTATTFCAISEKGEYLGGVICPGIKISAEALYQKAAKLPRIDLVKPESVIGKNTISSMQSGVFFGYVGQVDYIVNRIKNEMHEENVRVIATGGISRMITEESITINEFNPTLTLEGLRLIYERNV; via the coding sequence ATGGTTTTAGTAGTAGATGTGGGTAATACGCACATTGTACTGGGTGTATTTGAAGGTAAGAAGTTGCTTGCGAACTGGAGACTTGGTACCAATAAAGAGCGGACGTCAGATGAGCTGGGAATGTTGATACTCGGATTGTTTAATCATGAAAAGCTTTCAATAGACAAGGTTAAATCAGTGGTTGTTGCATCTGTTGTGCCCCCTATTATGTATACATTGGAGCATGCAATAAAGAAATATATAAATATTCAGCCTATGATTATAGGCCCCGGCACAAAGACAGGAATAAATATCAGGTATCAGAATCCCAAGGAAGTTGGTGCCGACAGGATAGTAAATGCCGTTGCTGGTTTTGAACTGTATGGCGGCCCCCTTATTATTGTAGATATGGGTACGGCTACTACTTTCTGTGCAATATCAGAAAAAGGAGAATATCTTGGAGGCGTCATTTGTCCGGGAATAAAGATAAGTGCAGAGGCGTTATATCAAAAGGCAGCAAAACTACCTAGAATTGATTTGGTAAAGCCCGAAAGCGTTATCGGAAAGAATACGATTTCAAGTATGCAGTCAGGAGTTTTTTTTGGATATGTTGGGCAAGTTGATTATATTGTGAATAGAATCAAGAACGAAATGCATGAAGAGAATGTGAGAGTTATTGCAACCGGGGGTATTTCAAGGATGATTACTGAGGAATCAATAACGATAAATGAATTTAATCCGACTCTGACCTTAGAAGGCCTAAGGTTAATATACGAGAGAAACGTATAA